The genomic DNA ctacttttgaccacatccctatgagccctggtcaaaatgaatgcactatgtagggaataggatgccatttgggatgcaacccatgTAACCAAATAATTCTAAGCAAATACATAGATATATGCTCTTTGCATCATTCAATGTTAATCAGGGAACAGAGCACTATTTTATGATCCAGAATTCTAGTCCTATTGATCTGTAAATTCKTCTTCTTATACATTTGTTTGTAATGGTTGCTCCCATTCTGTTCAGGTGAGCAAGATGAATCTGAGTGCCGGAGCTACCTGACCAAGATCAAGGACCTGTGTCTGAAGCTGGAGGGCTGTGAGACTCGCACCGTCGCACATCTGCGACAGCCCGTGGACAAGGAGCCGCTCAAGGCTTGCGCCCAGAGGACCGCTGAGCAGAAGGTACRYCAGTGACGTCACCCCTCYGTGacattgttttgtctagtttattaggatccccattagctgttgcacatgctgcagctagtcttcctggggtccacacaaaatacaaaatacatgacACAGTGCATGACAGTTACAGACAAGAACAACACAAAGACAATACAACATAACATTACAGGGGCACCTTGGGAGTTTTATCACTATGGGTCTAACGGCAATGGAGGAAGAGACATTTGCTGTTGTAGCTGTTTCTCAACCCAGTATCTATGTCATTTAGACTCAGGGGTAGCCAGGCCACTGGTAAACGGTTACCATYAATCACGCATCCAATCCCAAAGTAAACCGAGTTAATGGTAGATCTGTAATGAAGTTTGAGCCCAAATTAGATAACATGCCTATTTGAAACAGAGCCAGGTCAAATTCAACATGGGGTTATTGTTTAAGGAAGCGATTTAAAGTTCTTGTGTGTCAAGTAAATTAAGTTAGACAGTAGAAGAGACAAAGTAACATTTTTAGATCAGTCGTGCTGTTTAAGTATGTTCCATCTGCTCGTTTCCGATCGTAAGACGTTTCAGAAGATCTTTGTGTCCCTGTTTCACTTTACAGTATATCGCTGGTTAGCTTGTTAACAACTCCATGACTGCTTGGAAGCCCAGATGGAATAGCCAGTTATGGTTCATTATTCCCCTTTCTGCTCATAGAAAGTCCAGTCAGAGTTGGAGGGCTTGAAGAAAGACCTGACCAATGTGgctgaggagacagaggaggtgcTGGCATCTCCTCAGCAGTCCAGCTCCGCCCCAGTACTGCGCTCTGAGCTGGATATTACGCTGAAGAAGATGGAGCACATCTACAGCCTGTCCTCCGTGTACCTGGACAAGTGAGTCCCTCGCTGACTCTGATTGTTACCATATCCAAAAACCCATAGGACCAATAAGTAACATAAATAGTAGATCTGAGTCATGTTacacacacagctaacactaTACACCATTGCTTGTCCAGACTGAAGACCATCGACATAGTGATCCGCAGCACAAAGGGAGCAGAGGACACCCTCAAAAAGTACGAAGCCCGTTTACGAGACGTCAACAAGATGCCAACAGACGAAAAAGAGGTGGAGAAGTACCACGCCCAGCTAAAGGTAGAATTAACTGTATTCTATCCGTTGGTGTATAGACAATGCTTTTATATGGACTGGTTATCCGACAGTAACTTAATGATTTCTATGCATTTGTAgtgatgttcctctctctccctctttctttctctatctctctcgttctctctctttctctctttctcgctctccctctctctttttctctctctctctctMTGTCTCCRTCTTTCACTCTGGRAGACAATGCGTGGCGAGGCAGAGGATGACCAGAAGACATTCGACAATCTCCAGGTGGAACTGAAGAAGGCGTCGGCCGTGAATGAGCGGATTAAGCTGGTCCACAGCGAGCACAACACCGAGCTGGAACACTACCGCCAACTAGTGGCCGGGCTAGAGGAGCGCTGGCAGGTCGTGTTTGCCCAGATAGACCTGCGCCAACAGGAACTGGACTTGCTGGGGAGGCAGATGTGCGCCTACCACGAGAGCTATGACTGGCTCATCAGATGGCTCGGTGATGCCAAGCAAAGGCAGGTGAAGATCCAGGCCGTGCCCATCGGCGACAGCAAGGCCCTTATGCAACAGTTGGCYCAGGAGAAGGTACTGTACGACTAATAATAYMATTTGATTGYATTTATATAGTGCTTTTCTACCTAGATGCTCAAAGCGCTTTACYTAGTAaagggggaaactcacctcatccaccaccaatgtgagGCACCCAGGACAAGGTAGCAGGAGGCTTCCATTACAAATAGTGGAGATGAAGCTTCTTTGCTCAATGATGGAATATAATGTTACATTATCATGACAGTCAGTGTTCCAATCTTTTATCATTGCAGAAACTCCTAGAAGAGATCGAGAAGAACAAAGATAAGGTTGAGGAGTGTCAAAAACATGCAAGAGCATATATCGATGCGGTCAAGGTGCGTATGCAAATCACTTAAAACAAGATCATGCATATGGAGATTTGTTGRATCAGTAAAATTATTATATTATGTCCATGTGTTTCCCCCAGGACTATGAGCTTCAGGTGGTGACGTACAAAGCTCTGGTGGAGCCCCTGGCTTCGCCCCTTAGGAAAACCAAAATGGAGTGTGCATCTGACAATATCATCCAAGAGGTAGGTCATATAGACAAGATGGGGaatttatttaatattattttacAGCTACAGTAGCTTTAAAGTTGTTAACAATTATATGGGATTACTAAACATCTGGAGTTGTCTTTCAGTATGTGACGCTAAGAACCCGCTACAGTGAGCTGATGACTCTGACCAGCCAGTACATCAAGTTTATCACAGAGACACAGCGCCGCCTTGAGGACGAGGAGGTAATTGAGTGACACATTGAAGACAGGCAGCAGCTCCCGACAACTTGAATTAAACCCACTAACCATGATAACAATAGCCTGGTCCAAGGTCTGTTTGTGCGCACATGTCAACTATTTAGATGTTTGGCATGTGTCAAGGAGTGACATGATGACACAAACAGACTTGAATACCCAGGCGATAACAACAGTTACGATAAAACACTCTATGTATTAATTAAAGGGTTCAAAATATTTTAGCTGATGTGGTCTATGAGGGAAGTAATTKGTTTTAGTGTAGCTCATCGCAGTATGGAAAGTGAGTAATAAAAAGAGTAATTAAAAATTCTGGTGCTGCAGCACATCCCATTGGATGTGGATGTGTAACCGGTCTTTAAATTACACTTGCAAGTTACTTTTGCTACAGTATCCGCTCAAATCTGAAGCAAACATCAGGCTCCCCATTCAACCCCAGCCTTTTCTTCTGCAATTGAATTTGTTATTTCTCTCTTGAAACAAAATATTTCTGCACACTCCATTTTCTCTGATCTGGTGATTAGGACTCTGCGGTCTGACTAACTACCACCTCAGAATGATTATTTCAAATGACAAGTTTTGTTTMCCCCTTTTCTAACCTAACTCAATCTAAGCATACTCTCTATGGGTAATATACTCtttgaaaattattatttttctgcTTCTGTCCTTTCAGGTTTATTTCCAATTTTTAAACGTGATGGATTTAAtttgtaaaagataatacaatctTAGTCCAAGGTAAAGTTGAAGAGTAGTAGCCAAGTCAGTACATTGAAAAGTGTTATTTGATTGATTGGTATTTTATACCTAATTGGCATGATACCATTCAAGATCCCAATTGTGTTGTGAAGTAATGTCTCATTATGTGTGCCATACATTAAGTAAATGTGACAAGACATGCGTGATTATTTCCCTAAAGCAAATAACAAACATTTCTCTCCCTAGATAACAAATGTTTATTCATTTGAAGTAATGTTTTGTTCATGTATTTACATCTACAatggggtctgaaatgattgacagccttgataaagatgagccgaaattactgtataaaatacatcattcaaatactgagctatattgtatgttcAAAAACATTGGAACttaaagaaaatttaaaaaaattaaatcagTTTTGCTCATCTATCATGGGTGTCAATcatacctacctacatgtacttaaACGTTTGACTTTTTTTGAGTAATTCAATCAACTCAAACATTTATATTCTAACACTGTAATACTTAACATTGTTTTTCCCTTTACTTTTTGCTTCCACTAATACAGAAAGCTACTGAAATActaaagaaggaggagagaaaaaagttgTCTGAGATGCAGGCGGAATTAGACAAACAAAGACAGTTAGCTGAGGCACACGCAAAAGCTATCGCTAAAGCCGAACAAGAAGCCCAAGAGCTCAAGTTGAAAATGAAAGAAGAGGTCAGCAGGAGGGAGGTTGTAAAAGTAGATTCTGAGAAACAGAAGCACAACATACAGCAGCAGCTGCACGAACTCAAGAATCTGTCAGAGCAAGAGATCCAATCCAAGAGCCAGCAGGTTGAGGAGGCACTGTATAGTCACACCAAGATAGAAGAGGAGATCCACATCATCAGAATCCAATTAGAGACCACCATAAAGCAGAAGGCCACAGCTGAGGCCCAAGTTCAGCAGCTCAGGGACATGGCTGCCGAGGCTGAGAGACTGCGGAAAGTTACtcaggaggaggcagagaagcTTCGCAAGCAGGTGAATGAAGAGACTCAGAAAAAGCGCAACGCGGAGGAGGAGCTGAAACACAGAGCAGAGGCAGAACAAGAGGCTGCCAAGCAAAAGCAGAAGGCCCTGGATGAGGTGCAGAAGTTCAAGATGCAAGCTGAAGAGGCAGAGAGGCGCATGAAACAGGCAGAGGAGGAAAAGCAGAGGCAGGTCATGGTTGCAGAGGAGGTGGCACAGAAGAGTGCCGCCACCGAGCTGCAAACCAAACGCATGTCCTTTAACGAGAAGGCAGTAAAGCTCGAGGCATCACTGAAACAAGAACAGGACACTGTTATTCAGTTGCAGGAACAGGCAGAGCGCCTCAAGAAGCAACAAGAGGAAGCCAACAAAGCCAGGGAGGAAGCAGAGAAGGAGCTTGAGAAGTGGAGGCAAAAAGCCAATGAGGCACTCCGTTTGAGACTCCAGGCTGAGGAAGATGCCCATAAGAAGAGCCAGGCTCAGGAGGAAGCagagaagcagaaagagaaagCTCAGCAAGAGGCAAAGAAAAGGGCTAAGGCTGAAGAGGCTGCTCTTAAGCAAAAGGAAATGGCAGAGAAGGAGCTGGAGAAACAGAGGAAATTGGCAGAGGGAATGGCCCAGCAGAAACTCTCTGCAGAGCAAGAGCTAATTCGCCTAAGGGCTGACTTTGACCATGGTAAGCAACAGAGATCTCTATTGGATGAAGAGCTCCAGCGCCTGAAAAATGAGGTGAATGCTGCTGTAAAACAAAGGAAAGAGCTAGAAGACGAACTGGCCAAAGTAAGATGCGAAATGGAAGTTCTTCTTCAGATGAAGTCCAAAGCTGAGAAGGAGACCATGTCTACAACAGAGAAAAGCAGAAATCTCCTTGAGTCTGAGGCATCGAAAATGAGGCAACTAGCTGAAGAGGCAACTAAGCTGAGATCAATTGCTGAAGACGCAAAGAAGCAGAGGCAGGTAGCAGAGGATGAGGCAGCTCGGCAAAGAGGAGAGGCTGAGAAGATACTCAAGGAAAAACTGGCAGCCATTAATGAAGCAACTTGTCTGAAAACTGAAGCTGAGATTGCCCTGAAGGATAAAGAGGCAGAAAATGAGCGACTTAGGAGAAAAGCCGAAGATGAGGCTTATCAGAGAAAGATCCTGGAAGACCAAGCCAAACAGCACAAGCAAGACATTGATGAAAAGATCACCCAGCTTAAGAAAACTTCTGATTCTGAATTGGAGAGGCAGAAGAAGATTGTAGAGGAAACTCTTAAGCAGAGGAGGGTGGTCGAAGAGGAGATTCGCATACTAAAACTAAACTTTGAGGAGGCATCAACAGGCAAGTTGGATCTTGAGTTGGAGTTGAACAAGCTTAAAGGCATTGCAGAGGAGACACATAAGAACAAAGTCAAGGCTGAGGAAGAATCAGAGAAACTCAGAAAGCATGCTTTAGAGGAGGAGAACAAAAGGAAGCAAGCTGAAGAGAAAGTAAAAAAGATCACTGCAGCAGAGGAAGAGGCAGCGCGACAATGCCAGGCAGCTCAGAAAGAAGTTGAGCGCCTCAAAAAGATTGCTGCTGATGCTAACAAGCAAAAGGAGGATGCTGacaaagaaacagagaaacagattaGTCTAGCCAYAGAGGCTGCACAGAAATGTAGTGCTGCAGAAAAGAGAGCACAGGCTGTTCTGGTCAAGCAGAAAGAGGACAATCTTTCCCAGGGCAAGCTCAAAGAGGAGTTTGACAAGGCTAAGAATCTTGTACAAGAAGCTGAGAAGGCAAAGGAGAAAGCTGAGAAAGAGGCTGCTTTACTCCGTCAAAAAGCAGAGGATGCTGAGAAACAGAAGAAAGCAGCTGAAGCTGAGGCTGCCAAACAGGCCAAGGCTCAGGGGGATGCTGAGAGACTGAGGATGGAAGCAGAGCAGGAGGCTGCAAAGCAAGCAGAAGCTGAGGCTGCTGCTCTGAAACAGAAACAGCAGGCAGATGCAGAGATGGCCAAGCACAAAAAGCTAGCTGAACAAACAGTGAAGCAGAAGAAACAAgttgagcaggagctgagaaagGTGAAACTGCGACTGGATGAGACCGATAAGCAGAAATCTGTTTTGGATGAAGAGCTTCAGCGCCAGAAGGATGAAGTTAGCAATGCTGTCAAGCAGAAAGCTCAAGTGGAGGATGAGCTATTCAAGATCAAGGTCCAGATGGAAGAGCTGGTCAAACTTAAGCTTAGAATTGAGAATGAAAACCAGCGTCTCATGAGTAAAGACAAAGATAATTCTCAGAAATTCCTGGAAGAGGAAGCTGAGAACATGAAGAAGCTTGCGGAGGATGCMGCCAGGCTAAGCTTAGAAGCTCAGGAGGCAGCCCGAGAGAGACAGATTACAGAGTCCAAGCTTGAAGAACAGAGGGCTCTTGCTGACAAAATGCTGAAGGAGAAAATGCAAGCTATCCAAGAAGCAACTAAACTGAAAGCTGAGGCAGAGAATCTCCAGAAACAAAAGGACAAGGCTCAGAAGCAGGCCCAAAAACTGCTGGAGGACAAGCAGCAGATGCAGCAACGTtttgaagaggagacagagggcttCCAAAAATCCCTAGAGGCTGAGCGCAAGAGGCAGCATGAAGCGACGGTGGAGGCAGAGAAACTGAAGCTTAGGGTGACACAGCTTAGTGATGCTCAGTCTAAAGCAGAAGAGGAGGCCAAGAAATTCAAGAAACAAGCAGATGAGATCAGGGTTCGTCTCCAAGAGAAAGAGCAACATGCTTCAGAAAAAGTCATTGTCGAGAAACTGGAGGTGCAGAGATTACAGAGCAGCAAAGAGTCTGAAGACCTACGCAAAGCCATAGCTGACCTTCAGAAAGAAAATGAGAAATTACAAAAAGAGGCTGCAGATCTACAGAACACGTCGAAAGAGGTATTGCAGAATGTGAAATAATCCTGTGAAATAACAAGTGCAAAACCCCTTTGCAAATATCCGTAACCTTCTCAAAAGCACTAACACATAGGGGAGGTCCAAAGTTACTATTCATGTGAATTGCAGAGACTGTCAACAATACTAAGTGTCCAGAAATTTCTCATGAATTACCAAATGTTGCTGCATTTTGTAAATCCAATTATGTTTTCTAGCAAATGTTCATAATTGCATTTCAAAATMAAACCGATTTCAAATCAATTTCCAATCATAGAATACAGAATACAGTTATATGCTGTATATACAAATACCatttatatgtaaatatattgatTATATTATTTAGCCGTTATAATCAGTGTAATAGAATGTTAAGACCATGTGAAAAAGGGTTGTTTGGAGTTGTATTAATTGTGTCTTTTTTTTTRTTTCTCCAAATTAGATGGCCAATGCCCAACAGGAACAAATTAAAAAGGAAAAGGTCGTTCTTGAGCAGACTTTCCTGACAGAAAAACAATTGTTGTTGAAAAAAGAAAAGCTCATTGAAGAAGAGAAAAATAAGCTTGAGAAACAGTTTGAGGATGAGGTTAAGAAGGCCAAAGATCTCAGAGACGAGCAGGATCGTCAAAGGAAGCAGATGgaacaggagaagaagaaacTCCACGCTACCTTGGATGCCGCTGTTAAAAGGCAGAAGGATGCCGAGGAGGAGATGTGCAACAAGCAGAAAGAGATGCAGGATCTTGAAAAGAAGAGGCTTGAACAAGATAAATTGTTGGGTGAGGAGAATGAAAKGCTTCGAGAGAAGCTGCAGCAACTTTctacattaaaaaaatctgcAACATCCCACACTAAAGAAATGGAGATGCAAACGGATGAGGTCCCTGAAGATCAGCTAATTGCAATGACAATGGTGGGAACTACAAAGAAAGTATTCGATGGGTCTGCAGTAGTAGATGGTgagaagaaaaacaaagaatTACCATTTTCTTTTGATGGGATTAGGGAGAAGGTACCTGCCAGCAGGCTCCATGACATTGGTATACTGAACAAGAAGGACTTTGATAAGCTGAAAAAAGGCAAAACCACAGTGAAAGACCTGAGCAAGactgagaaagtgaaaacatgtctCAAAGGCAAGAATAGTGTTGGCGGAGTCTTGACCCCAGCCAAGCAGAAAATMAGTGTGTATCAGGCCATGAAAGAGAATAAACTTTCTCCTGGTGCTGCCACAATGCTRCTTGAAGCTCAGGCAGCATCTGGGTACKTCATRGATCCAGTGAAAAACAGAATGCTCWCTGTGGATGAAGCTGTAAAGGAGGAATTAATAGGTCCAGAACTCCATAACAAAATGCTTTCTGCAGAAAAAGCAGCTACTGGTTACAAAGATCCTTATACTGGAGACACAATCTCACTCTTTGAGGCCATGAAAAAAGGTCTGATTGAACAAGACCAGGCCTTTAGACTTCTGGATGCTCAGATTGCAACTGGTGGAATAATTGACCCTGTCAATAGTCACCGTGTACCTCTCCAGACAGCCTATAAGCAGGGCCAATTGGATGCTGAGATGAGCAAAACTCTATCAAACCCTACTGATGACTCAAAGTTATTCATTGACCCAAGCTCTCAGGAGCGCCTCACTTATCAGCAACTATTGGAGAAATGCATCCCAGATGCAGAGACAGGCCTACTTATGTTACCAATCACAGAGAAAGCTACACAAAGTGACAAGACCTATACAACTGAAGAAACTAAAGATGTACTCACTAAAGCGAATATCTCTGTACCATTTGGAAGATTCCAAGGAAAGACTGTGACCATTTGGGAAATCATTAACTCAGAGTATTTCACAGAGGCACAGAGGAAGGATCTGATTCGCCAGTACAAGACCGGAAAAATTACTGTGGAAAAAATTATCAAAATTGTAATTAGCGTCGTGGAAGacaaagagaagaggaaggaaattGTGTTTGACGGTCTGAGGATTCCTGTCACTGCAGCTGAACTTCTAGAATCGAAGATCCTCAATAAAGACCTGTTCAACCAATTGCATAATGGTAAAACAACTGTCAAAGAAATCTCTGAGATGGAGCCTGTTAAGAAAGCCTTAAGGGGAACACATAGCATTGCTGGAGTGATCGTTGAGTCAACAAATGAGAAAATACCATTCTATCAAGCTGTAAAGGAACAGATGCTCTCTCCCGAGACTGCGTTGTCTCTTCTTGAGGCTCAAGCTGGGACTGGATTTGTAATTGACCCTGTCAAAAATCAGAAGCTCACTGTGGATGAGGCTGTTAAATCAGGTCTTGTTGGCCCAGAGATGCATGAAATACTTATGTCTGCAGAGAGAGCTGTTAATGGGTACAAAGATCCCTACACTGGAAAGAATCTATCCCTATTTGAGGCAATGTTGAAAGACCTCATTAAGAAAGACCAGGGTATCCGTCTGCTAGAGGCTCAGCTTGCAACTGGAGGTATAATTGATCCAGTTAAAAGTTATCACATCCCACATGATGTTGCCTGCAAACGTGGATATTTTAACGATGAAACAAACAAGACCTTGAGCAACAACACTGATGAAACTAAAGTCTTCTTTGATCCTAACATGTGGGAGAATGCATCTTATGTACAACTCATGAAAAAATGTGTCACAGACAAAGAGACTGGTTTTCCATTTCTTCCGCTTTCAGAGAAAGCAATTCAAAAGTCAAAAGAGGAACATTATAAGTCAAAAGAGGAACATTATAAGTCAAAAGAGGAACATCAATACACGGAGGTCCAGATCAAAGATGCCCTGAACCAGGCAACTATGGAGCTGCCGTATGGACCTTTCAAAGGAAGGAAAGTCACTATTTGGGAGATCATATACTCTGAATATATTACAGAGGAACAAAGAATCGAGTTGATTCGACAGTACAGAACTGGAACAGTGACTATTGAAAGAATGATTACCATCCTTGTCACAATGGTTGATGAAAAGGAGGCCAAGAAACAGGAAAAGGAACAGGCCAGCTTTGAAGGTCTTAGGTCATCTGTCACTGCCAGCTCCTTGTTTGAATCCAAAATAATTGATAAAGCTACATATGATCAGCTACAACAGGGTAAAAAGAAACCCAAAGAAATCAGTGACATTGACTCAGTCAGAAAGTACTTGCAAGGAACAGATGGACAGATC from Salvelinus sp. IW2-2015 linkage group LG31, ASM291031v2, whole genome shotgun sequence includes the following:
- the pleca gene encoding plectin a isoform X13; protein product: MSMQPVYRTYSSDSEGSDRVFTEGYHYQGMLKATDGRKDERDRVQKKTFTKWVNKHLMKAQRHITDLYEDLRDGHSLISLLEVLSGETLPREKGRMRFHKLQNVQIALDFLKHRQVKLVNIRNDDIADGNPKLTLGLIWTIILHFQISDIQVNGQSDDMTAKEKLLLWSQRMVEGYHGMRCDNFTTSWRDGKLFNAVVHKHRPTLIDMSKVYRQTPVENLEQAFSVAERDLGVTRLLDPEDVDVPHPDEKSIITYVSSLYDVMPRVPDVQDGVKANELELRWQEYYELVTLLLQWIRHHIIVFEERKFPTSYEEIEVLWRQFLKFKETELPAKEADKNRSKHVYKSFEGAVQVGHVKVPPGYHPIDVEKEWGRLHVAILERERLLRTEFERLERLQRVVSKVQMESGVCEEQLNQVEGLLQMDVRLLNSGKPAMHTAEIETDLDKAEGMIRYLFNDVQLLKDGRHLQAEQMYRRVYRLHERLVNLRSEYNLRLKSGVTITQIPMSQMQTLQQAPMRVRPELDEVTLRYIQDLLAWVEENQRRVDQGEWGSDLPTVESQLGSHRGLHQSVEEFHAKIGRAKADESQLSPVTKGAYRDNLSKLELHYGKLLSSSKARLRSLDGLHAFVTAATKELMWLNDKEEEEVNYDWSERNTNMTAKKDNYSGLMKELEHREKRVNSVQVQGDKLLKEGHPAKTTVEAFTAALQTQWSWXLQLCCCVESHLKENTAYFQFFSDVKEAEEKMKKMQMTMXKKYTCNRNITVTXLEDLLQDAADEKEQLKEFKTHLDGLNRRAKTIVQLKPRNPATPVKGKLPVQAVCDFKQMELTVHRGEECALLDNSQPYKWKVQNPKGSKATVPSICFLVPPTNNDAVSGVSGLDTSHQNLLVLWQMLHVDMKSLMSWQYLMRDIHLITTWNITMFKTLRVEEYRLALRNLELHYQEFLRDSQDSQLFGADDRMQVESGYNKASQHYDGLLHSVEKGCASPTGGEQDESECRSYLTKIKDLCLKLEGCETRTVAHLRQPVDKEPLKACAQRTAEQKKVQSELEGLKKDLTNVAEETEEVLASPQQSSSAPVLRSELDITLKKMEHIYSLSSVYLDKLKTIDIVIRSTKGAEDTLKKYEARLRDVNKMPTDEKEVEKYHAQLKTMRGEAEDDQKTFDNLQVELKKASAVNERIKLVHSEHNTELEHYRQLVAGLEERWQVVFAQIDLRQQELDLLGRQMCAYHESYDWLIRWLGDAKQRQVKIQAVPIGDSKALMQQLAQEKKLLEEIEKNKDKVEECQKHARAYIDAVKDYELQVVTYKALVEPLASPLRKTKMECASDNIIQEYVTLRTRYSELMTLTSQYIKFITETQRRLEDEEKATEILKKEERKKLSEMQAELDKQRQLAEAHAKAIAKAEQEAQELKLKMKEEVSRREVVKVDSEKQKHNIQQQLHELKNLSEQEIQSKSQQVEEALYSHTKIEEEIHIIRIQLETTIKQKATAEAQVQQLRDMAAEAERLRKVTQEEAEKLRKQVNEETQKKRNAEEELKHRAEAEQEAAKQKQKALDEVQKFKMQAEEAERRMKQAEEEKQRQVMVAEEVAQKSAATELQTKRMSFNEKAVKLEASLKQEQDTVIQLQEQAERLKKQQEEANKAREEAEKELEKWRQKANEALRLRLQAEEDAHKKSQAQEEAEKQKEKAQQEAKKRAKAEEAALKQKEMAEKELEKQRKLAEGMAQQKLSAEQELIRLRADFDHGKQQRSLLDEELQRLKNEVNAAVKQRKELEDELAKVRCEMEVLLQMKSKAEKETMSTTEKSRNLLESEASKMRQLAEEATKLRSIAEDAKKQRQVAEDEAARQRGEAEKILKEKLAAINEATCLKTEAEIALKDKEAENERLRRKAEDEAYQRKILEDQAKQHKQDIDEKITQLKKTSDSELERQKKIVEETLKQRRVVEEEIRILKLNFEEASTGKLDLELELNKLKGIAEETHKNKVKAEEESEKLRKHALEEENKRKQAEEKVKKITAAEEEAARQCQAAQKEVERLKKIAADANKQKEDADKETEKQISLAXEAAQKCSAAEKRAQAVLVKQKEDNLSQGKLKEEFDKAKNLVQEAEKAKEKAEKEAALLRQKAEDAEKQKKAAEAEAAKQAKAQGDAERLRMEAEQEAAKQAEAEAAALKQKQQADAEMAKHKKLAEQTVKQKKQVEQELRKVKLRLDETDKQKSVLDEELQRQKDEVSNAVKQKAQVEDELFKIKVQMEELVKLKLRIENENQRLMSKDKDNSQKFLEEEAENMKKLAEDAARLSLEAQEAARERQITESKLEEQRALADKMLKEKMQAIQEATKLKAEAENLQKQKDKAQKQAQKLLEDKQQMQQRFEEETEGFQKSLEAERKRQHEATVEAEKLKLRVTQLSDAQSKAEEEAKKFKKQADEIRVRLQEKEQHASEKVIVEKLEVQRLQSSKESEDLRKAIADLQKENEKLQKEAADLQNTSKEMANAQQEQIKKEKVVLEQTFLTEKQLLLKKEKLIEEEKNKLEKQFEDEVKKAKDLRDEQDRQRKQMEQEKKKLHATLDAAVKRQKDAEEEMCNKQKEMQDLEKKRLEQDKLLGEENEXLREKLQQLSTLKKSATSHTKEMEMQTDEVPEDQLIAMTMVGTTKKVFDGSAVVDGEKKNKELPFSFDGIREKVPASRLHDIGILNKKDFDKLKKGKTTVKDLSKTEKVKTCLKGKNSVGGVLTPAKQKISVYQAMKENKLSPGAATMLLEAQAASGYXXDPVKNRMLXVDEAVKEELIGPELHNKMLSAEKAATGYKDPYTGDTISLFEAMKKGLIEQDQAFRLLDAQIATGGIIDPVNSHRVPLQTAYKQGQLDAEMSKTLSNPTDDSKLFIDPSSQERLTYQQLLEKCIPDAETGLLMLPITEKATQSDKTYTTEETKDVLTKANISVPFGRFQGKTVTIWEIINSEYFTEAQRKDLIRQYKTGKITVEKIIKIVISVVEDKEKRKEIVFDGLRIPVTAAELLESKILNKDLFNQLHNGKTTVKEISEMEPVKKALRGTHSIAGVIVESTNEKIPFYQAVKEQMLSPETALSLLEAQAGTGFVIDPVKNQKLTVDEAVKSGLVGPEMHEILMSAERAVNGYKDPYTGKNLSLFEAMLKDLIKKDQGIRLLEAQLATGGIIDPVKSYHIPHDVACKRGYFNDETNKTLSNNTDETKVFFDPNMWENASYVQLMKKCVTDKETGFPFLPLSEKAIQKSKEEHYKSKEEHYKSKEEHQYTEVQIKDALNQATMELPYGPFKGRKVTIWEIIYSEYITEEQRIELIRQYRTGTVTIERMITILVTMVDEKEAKKQEKEQASFEGLRSSVTASSLFESKIIDKATYDQLQQGKKKPKEISDIDSVRKYLQGTDGQIVGIYMGDSKDKVSIYQAMKKNILRQNTGLSLLKAQAATGFIIDPVKNQRYTVDDAVKAGVVGPEVHEKLLSAEKAVTGYRDPYTGNTISLFQAMKKELVLREHAIPLLEAQVATGGIIDPVSSHCVPNDVAFQRGYFNKQMAKTFTDPSEDIKAFTDPNNNESSTYKQLQEKCIRDPDTGLCFLPLSKAEAQSPVEKSYVFTEEQAQTDLTNTQVDIPHQSYAGKVMTLWDVMGSNLLPEEEKLRLLEQYRLGQITKERMIIIVIEIIEQREILKGEQSMSCDVIRRRVTIEELYSSRIIDLQTYNMLKQEKKTIREVMEMPSVKQYLFGTGSIAGILSDSPSKVSIYQAMKRGLIKPDFAISLLEAQAATGFIIDPVKEELLTVDEAVRKGLVGPEIHDKLLSAERAVTGYKDPYSGKVISLFQAMKKDLVPEDYALRLLEAQASTGGLMDPEYYFHLPTDVAMQRGYINKETHDRITDPNSDVQGYVDPTTEERQTYAQLLKRCKADKESGLRLLSLADRRLLFKGLRKQITLDELLRSQIIDQKTYNDLIEGLISVEEVSKDVKKYLVGTSCIAGVYVESSKDRLSIYQAMKKNMIRPGTAFELLEAQAATGYIIDPIKNLKLNVGEAVKMGVVGSEFKDKLISAERAVTGYKDPYSGKTISLFQAMKKGLILKDHGIRLLEAQIATGGIIDPEESHRLPVEMAYTRGLFDEEMNGILTDPSDDTKGFFDPNTEENLTYLQLMERCLIDPETGLALLLLKEKKREKKTSSKSSVRKRRVVIVDPETGKEMSVYEAYHKGLIDHQTYTELAEQECEWEEITISSSDGVVKSMIIDRRSGRQYDIDDAITKGLIDQSALDQYRAGTLSITEFADMLSGNITGTRSRSSSFGSTSSYSSSPAPSIKPPATIWNDPTEETVPVAGILDTDTLEKVSVTEAMHRNLVDNITGQRLLEAQACVGGIIDPNTGEKFSVSDAMNMGLVDKIMVDRINLAQKAFNGFEDPRTKKKMSAAQALKKGWLYYEAGQRFLEVQYLTGGLIEPEVTGRVPLDVAINKGTLDARTAQKLRDVSGYSKYLTCPKTKLKISYKDAIDRSMIEEGSGLRLLEASSQSSKGLYSPYSVSGSGSASGSRPDSRTGSRSGSRRGSFDATGSGFSTNFSSSSFSSTSYGRRYNAGLQSGLSMDELAQALTSLAMGRNCSSKERIFTTLQPNYSPVA